DNA sequence from the Sandaracinaceae bacterium genome:
ATGTCGAGCTGGTCCACGTAGAGGAACCCCACGTTCGTGCGCACCTCGACGGCGTGCGTGCCAGCCGACAGCAGCGCCGCGTCCACCTCGAACGTCAGCGGCTCTCGGCCGCCGGCTGGGGTCCGCGTGCCAACGAGCGTCCCGTCCACGAGCAGTGACACGTCGCCGCCGTCATAGCCGGGGATGGTCTGCACCTCGACCGTGACCGAGGCGTCGTCCAGGGCCGCTCCAGCGAGCGCGAACGAGGTGCGCAGCGGGGCGGTCGGCGAGACCGTCTGCCAGAACCACAAGTCACTGCGCGGATCCTCCACCACCACCATGCCGGCGAAGACCTCCTGCTCGAGGTGGATGCTGCGTACGTACGTGTCCAACGCCGCGCCGCCGTCGGGCGTGGCGTCCTCGGTGGCGAACGCGCTGCCGCCTCCGTCGAGGCGCACCAGGTAGTGACGCACATCCGAGAAGACGTGGTCGGGCGCGTCGGCGTAGAACAGCACGCCCCCTGGGTGGCGCTCGTACGGCACCGCGGCCCCCGCGCCGCTGATCGTGAGCTCGCCGGTCGTGATGGCCGACGTGACCGCACCAAGGGAAACGCCGAGCGCGTCCGCGAGCGCCACGCTGCTGACGAGGACGAGACCCTCGGACGGCACGAGCACCCGCGCGACGTCACCCGGTTCGTCGTCGGCGTCCTTGGCGCGCACCACGATGGGGGCTGTGTGCGGAAGTGACGCGAAGGGAGCCGCGGTCGAGACGGAGAGGTCGTCGGAGACAGCCTCGCCGCCCAGCTCGTACGTGGCGCGCGCCCCACTGACATCCAGCTCCACCACGCGGAGCGCACCCGTCAGCCCGACGGGCAGGTGGAACGCATACACGCCACCCCCGGGCTCGGAGAGCGCGGGCAACAGCTCGGACACGGGGGCGAAGCCGGTGCCGTCGTCGTGCTCCACGATGAACCCCAGCGTCCCAGTCTCGGACGAGGTCTCCCACGTCAGCATGCGCCCGCGCTGCTCCACGCCGACCATGCTGACGTGCAGCAGCGGCGCAGCAGACTGGAGACAGAGCTGCCCGTTGCTCCTCGTGCGGCTCTCCTCCGACTCGATCAGATAGGAGATGCCCTGGTTCGCTTGGAAGGTGCACGTGGCGGTACCCGTGCACATGATCGCGGAGTCGCTCAGCCGTCGGGTCTGGGTGTCGAGTCCGCCGAAGCCGCTCGCGCTGGTCGTGGCCACCGAGTCGGTGGTGTCGGTGAGGGTCGGCGCGTAGAGGAACCAGTTCGGTTCACCGCTGTCCGTGTGCGCGATGCAGTTGCCCGGCGAGCTGGTGGCCGAGGTGATGCTGCGGACCAGCAAGAGGGACCCGCGCACGCCCAACGAGTTGGACCCCTTGGTCATCCGGATGCGATAGCGACGCCCCGCTACAGGGTAGATCGGGACCACCTGCGCCCGGGTGCAGTTCGCCTCGAAGATCGCCCCCTGATAGGCCGCCGACCCGACGGTGGTGAACGTCCCCGAGTTCAGCACGAGCTCTTCTTCGACGAACAGCGTGCCAGCGCCCGAGCCCTCGCAGCGCGACTGCCCGACGAAGATGTCGCCCGCCCCAGCCGTGTAGGGTGCGCTGGTGCACGCCGTGCCAAAGAACCCAGGCGTGCAGTCGGACACCGTCGTGGACGCACGAGCGGGGAGCGATGGAGCCAACGTGACCGCAACCGCCACGAGTGTGGCGCAAATTGACAAACGCATCGGAAATATCTGCCTGTTGCTGAAGGGTGATGCAAGGGGGCCCCCCACATCGTGGCACCTCGACGCACCCGTGGCGGTCTGGATGAGGCAGCCAAGCCCGCGCGTTGATCCCGTGTCATCTCACCCTCGGCGCCCTCGGGTCCGGCTCGGCCCTCGCCAGAAAGCGCTCCTCCGAGGAGCGCGTCAGCGCGCGACGTGCTCGTACAGCGCGCAGCCCACGGTGAGGCCGCCGCCCGCGTTCACGAACAGCACTCGCTCACCGTCACTCAGCGGCTGGCGCTCACGGGCCAGGTGCCAGCCGAGCGTGCAGGCCGAGGTGTGGGTGTCGGCGTGCGTCTTCCATGTGCTCAACAGGGCGCCGGGGTGCAGGCCGAGACCCTCCGCGAGCTGCGCGCCGAAGGTCTCGCTGGGCTCCGAGCAGATCAGTCGCAGAGCGGAACGCTGCGCGCCCGTCTCGTCCAGGAACGCGTTGGCCGTCTCCCGCGCGAACGCCTGCAAGCGCTCCAGATAGTCCGGCGCGCGCACCACGTCGATGGTGGTGCGGCTCTTGGTGCCGCGGACGGCGATGTCGCACGAGCCAGTCTGGCCATCGAAGGCCACGGGGGACGTACGCTGCTGGACGGCCCCAAAGCCTCGGTCTCCGGGCGCCAGTCGCAGCAGCATGGCCGAGCCCAGGGGCGTGATGGGGAACGTGGGGTCGGGCTGTCCGGAGGGCGGGCAATCGGCCGCGACGATGAGGGCGTACTCCTTGCGGCGCGTGGTCAGCATGGCGCGCAGCACGGTCACGGCGTTGAGCAGGCCGCACGCGCCGTTGTTCAGGTCGAAGGAGAACACCTCGCGCGTGCCTGGGAACTTCCGGATGTCCGGCGACATCTCGAGGGCGTGCTGGATGAGGGCGCAGACCGACGGCTCGCACATGTTGTGGTGCCGGAACACGCCCACGTTGACGAGGAAGTCCACGTCGCCGACGGCGAGGCCGGCCTGCTCGAGGCAGGCGCGCGCCGCGGCCGCGCTGTGGCTGATGGAGTCCACGGTGGCGTCGACCGAGCTCAGCCCGGTGCTGTGAATGTAGAGTCCCACTCAGAGGCCCATCCGGCTGACGGTGACGGAGATGGCGCCGGTGACGATGCCGGAGGCCGCAGGGAAGAAGAGGAGCTTGTCGCCGGCGCGCACGCGCCCGTCGCGAAGCGCCTCGTAGAGCGCGACGAAGTGTGACGTGGACGACGTGTTGGCGCAGGTCTCGAGCACGTGGATGGGTGGCGGCATCTTCGTCCCCAGCGCCTCCTCCGCGATGCTGACGCTCTTGTCGGTGAAGCGCAGTCCGAGCTGGTGCGGCACGAGGTGGTCGAAGGCCTCCTCCTCGAACGTGGAGCCGCGTTCGGCCAGCACACGCTCCACCACGAAGGGCCACAGGCGCAGGTTGTCGCCGGCGTGGAGCTTGCTGTTCTTCGTGTACAGCGCGATGCCCGACGTGAGCTCGCTCGGCTTCCCGAGGCACAGGAGCGCCGCCTCGGTGCAAGAGATCATCTCCACGAAGCCGACGTGGTCGTCCGCGCTGGGTTCGCCGTCCAGGATGACCGCGGTCGCGGCGTCACCGACGGTGAGCGACGCGAACTGCTCGTCGAAGGGTGAGCTGATCTCGCGCACCGCCGTCTCCGAGATGGCGCTGTTGCACTCGCCGCACACCACCATGCCGTTCTTCACCACCCCGGTGCGGATGAGGTTCTCGAGCAGGTACACGCCCGTGAACATGCCGGCGCAGGCGTTCGACACATCGAAGTTGAGCGCCTGCGTTGCGCCCAGGGCGTTCTTGACCCAGAGGCTCATGGCCGGCTCGAGGAAATACTCTGCCTCGCCCTTCACCCGCGTGATGGCTCCGCTGATGATCACGTCGAGGTCCTCGGCGCGGTAGCGCGAGCGGCCGAGGCAGTCGCGCGCTGCCCGCAGGGACATGCTCAGGGTGTCCTCACCGTCGCCGCGCACATGGCGGGAGGCGATCCCCGTCACCTGCTCCAGCGCGAACACCGGGGGCGCCTGCAGGCGGTCCACCAGCTCCTGGGTGGTCACGGTTCGCTCTGGAAGATAGAGTCCCAGGCTCTCGAAGCGGACATGGTGGTCTTGGGTCTGCGGCGTGGGAGCGGTCATCGCGATCAGTCTACGGGCCCGGGCGAAGGCGCAAGCACGCTCGGTACTGTATGTCACTGTGCTACATGTGCGTCCACTCGACACACGAACATTTTGGGCTAGCAGGAGAGCCTCTCGTGAACGCCGTCGAACCTTCCGTGAACGCCTCCGCCGATCAGCATGTCGTCCGCCACCTGCGCGCGCAGGTCGCGCTCACGCCTGACCGCCCCGCGCTGATCTCGCCCGTGCGGCGTGAGGGACCATGGCCCATCCCGTTCACGGAGCGTACATACGCCGACGTCGACGCGCGCTCCGACGCGCTCGCGCATGGGT
Encoded proteins:
- a CDS encoding 3-oxoacyl-ACP synthase, whose translation is MTAPTPQTQDHHVRFESLGLYLPERTVTTQELVDRLQAPPVFALEQVTGIASRHVRGDGEDTLSMSLRAARDCLGRSRYRAEDLDVIISGAITRVKGEAEYFLEPAMSLWVKNALGATQALNFDVSNACAGMFTGVYLLENLIRTGVVKNGMVVCGECNSAISETAVREISSPFDEQFASLTVGDAATAVILDGEPSADDHVGFVEMISCTEAALLCLGKPSELTSGIALYTKNSKLHAGDNLRLWPFVVERVLAERGSTFEEEAFDHLVPHQLGLRFTDKSVSIAEEALGTKMPPPIHVLETCANTSSTSHFVALYEALRDGRVRAGDKLLFFPAASGIVTGAISVTVSRMGL